In Sander lucioperca isolate FBNREF2018 chromosome 21, SLUC_FBN_1.2, whole genome shotgun sequence, the following proteins share a genomic window:
- the srsf2b gene encoding serine/arginine-rich splicing factor 2b isoform X2, with amino-acid sequence MSYGRPPPDVDGMTSLKVDNLTYRTSPETLRRVFEKYGRVGDVYIPRDRYTKESRGFAFVRFHDKRDAEDAMDAMDGALLDGRELRVQMARYGRPPDSHYGGSGGGGGGGGGGGGGGGGRRGGQTRRYGGHGRRSRSPRHRRRSRSRSRSRSRSRSRSRYSRSRSRSYSRSKSHSPRNKKAKSPSRSRSRSRSRSKSKSKSKSKSRSRSPSYKRGSRSRSKSQPKSAAENGGETP; translated from the exons ATGAGTTACGGTAGGCCTCCGCCAGACGTCGACGGCATGACTTCCCTCAAAGTGGACAACTTAACGTACCGAACTTCGCCCGAAACCCTCAGACGCGTGTTCGAAAAGTATGGCCGTGTAGGGGACGTGTATATTCCCCGAGACCGTTACACGAAAGAAAGTCGGGGTTTCGCTTTTGTGCGGTTCCACGACAAACGTGACGCCGAGGACGCAATGGACGCCATGGATGGCGCGCTCCTGGATGGACGGGAGTTGCGAGTCCAGATGGCCCGCTACGGCAGACCCCCCGATTCTCACTACGGcggtagtggtggtggtggcggcGGTGGAGGCGGCggcggaggaggtggaggaggccGGCGCGGAGGGCAGACCAGGAGGTACGGCGGCCATGGACGCAGAAGCAGAAG CCCGAGACACAGAAGACGCAGCAGGTCCCGCAGCAGGAGCCGCTCTCGTTCCCGAAGCCGATCCCGCTACAGCAGATCCAGGTCCCGCTCCTACTCCCGATCCAAGTCTCACTCTCCCAGGAACAAGAAGGCCAAGTCCCCGTCTCGTTCCAGATCTAGATCCAGGTCCCGCTccaagtctaagtctaagtccaagtccaagtccaGGTCCAGAAGCCCTTCCTACAAAAGAGGTTCCAGGTCGAGATCTAAAAGCCAGCCCAAGTCAGCAGCAGAAAATGGAGGCGAAACCCCGTAG
- the LOC116063794 gene encoding eukaryotic translation initiation factor 1b: MSDIQNLQTFDPFADATKGDDRLPAGTEDYIHIRIQQRNGRKTLTTVQGIATDYDKKKLVKAFKKKFACNGTVIEHPEYGEVIQLQGDQRKNICQFLIEIDLAKEEQLKVHGF, from the exons ATGTCCGATATCCAGAACCTCCAAACTTTTG ACCCCTTTGCTGATGCAACTAAGGGTGATGACCGCCTCCCAGCAGGGACAGAGGACTATATCCACATAAGAATCCAACAGCGGAACGGCAGGAAGACCCTCACCACTGTCCAGGGCATTGCCACCGACTATGACAAGAAGAAGCTAGTCAAGGCCTTCAAGAAG AAGTTTGCTTGCAATGGGACAGTGATTGAGCACCCAGAGTATGGTGAAGTGATCCAGCTTCAGGGAGACCAACGCAAGAATATCTGCCAGTTCCTCATTGAG ATTGACCTGGCCAAGGAGGAGCAGCTCAAAGTCCACGGCTTCTAG
- the srsf2b gene encoding serine/arginine-rich splicing factor 2b isoform X1: MSYGRPPPDVDGMTSLKVDNLTYRTSPETLRRVFEKYGRVGDVYIPRDRYTKESRGFAFVRFHDKRDAEDAMDAMDGALLDGRELRVQMARYGRPPDSHYGGSGGGGGGGGGGGGGGGGRRGGQTRRYGGHGRRSRSSSPSPRHRRRSRSRSRSRSRSRSRSRYSRSRSRSYSRSKSHSPRNKKAKSPSRSRSRSRSRSKSKSKSKSKSRSRSPSYKRGSRSRSKSQPKSAAENGGETP, from the exons ATGAGTTACGGTAGGCCTCCGCCAGACGTCGACGGCATGACTTCCCTCAAAGTGGACAACTTAACGTACCGAACTTCGCCCGAAACCCTCAGACGCGTGTTCGAAAAGTATGGCCGTGTAGGGGACGTGTATATTCCCCGAGACCGTTACACGAAAGAAAGTCGGGGTTTCGCTTTTGTGCGGTTCCACGACAAACGTGACGCCGAGGACGCAATGGACGCCATGGATGGCGCGCTCCTGGATGGACGGGAGTTGCGAGTCCAGATGGCCCGCTACGGCAGACCCCCCGATTCTCACTACGGcggtagtggtggtggtggcggcGGTGGAGGCGGCggcggaggaggtggaggaggccGGCGCGGAGGGCAGACCAGGAGGTACGGCGGCCATGGACGCAGAAGCAGAAG CTCTTCCCCCAGCCCGAGACACAGAAGACGCAGCAGGTCCCGCAGCAGGAGCCGCTCTCGTTCCCGAAGCCGATCCCGCTACAGCAGATCCAGGTCCCGCTCCTACTCCCGATCCAAGTCTCACTCTCCCAGGAACAAGAAGGCCAAGTCCCCGTCTCGTTCCAGATCTAGATCCAGGTCCCGCTccaagtctaagtctaagtccaagtccaagtccaGGTCCAGAAGCCCTTCCTACAAAAGAGGTTCCAGGTCGAGATCTAAAAGCCAGCCCAAGTCAGCAGCAGAAAATGGAGGCGAAACCCCGTAG
- the si:ch211-198p11.6 gene encoding guanine nucleotide-binding protein subunit gamma 3 yields MQVLPIWELSIPLPAVLMITLSLYMIVLGIGLWIRSCLKDRCSSECCDCCPNISVCDQCFRFAEMCDCRLPTVRSCRAVSCPSPSCAKWDCACTCQPPECDSCNCLCFEIRIK; encoded by the exons ATGCAG GTGTTGCCTATTTGGGAGCTTTCCATCCCTCTCCCAGCAGTGCTGATGATTACTCTGAGTCTCTACATGATCGTCCTGGGGATCGGGCTGTGGATCCGATCCTGCCTCAAG GACCGTTGTTCTTCAGAGTGTTGTGACTGCTGTCCAAACATTTCCGTATGTGACCAGTGCTTCAGATTTGCGGAAATGTGTGACTGTCGCCTGCCAACCGTGCGCTCATGTCGGGCCGTTTCATGCCCTTCTCCTTCT TGTGCCAAATGGGACTGTGCCTGCACCTGTCAGCCTCCGGAGTGTGACTCCTGCAACTGCCTCTGCTTCGAGATCCGGATCAAGTAG